TTTTGGATACATATTTTTGCTAAAAATTGCGGATTTTGACCCCCATCACCTACACTGGAAGTACATTTGGAAAGCACCTTTTAATTCCAATATAAACAGAATGGATTATtataaacagcagaacctgttttaatgtttatattGGCACCTGGTGATTGTTTAAAGATAAACCTACAAACCGCAAAGCTATCATTTAATATAATTAGctccacctgtgcttttcctactttGACAACGCGTCAACATGTCTGCTTAAAAAAAGGTCTTTTGTGTTTGATACCACAGTCCGGGCTGCTTTTTCACATTCTCCATCAGAGGATTATCACCCCCGTTCAGACAGTGGCATCATTGTCCCATCAGTCACTTTTGATATATTTGGACAGTTAAGAGCCCAGTTAAGAGTTCATACAGTCAGATCAGTAATTATTTaaggcaaaaagaaaatgtaatagATTTGAGTTATTAACAGACTCCTTTCTTTGAAGTACACCAAGATAATTTCAGTGTCTCTGCTCTTAACACAAGTCTTTagattgttgctgctgtttgcagTTGGAACCAAAGGAAGgtgaatgtttttaaaaaatcccttGAAAAATTCCACTTACAACTGGAACACTCATTCATCTGTCAACTATCTAAATATATGAGCATACTGTAAATACCTCTGTCATGTTTGATGCAAATCTGCAGATAGTCAACTCAACAGTTCTTTTGTGATTTGGGTACAATATATCACTGACATGCAGCCCTGACAGTATTAACTTTTTACTATCCCCTTTTTAGATTCAGTTATACATGGTCTTATTTGTTATGGATATGACATGATGAAACCTTAGTAACATAACATGAAGGAGTAACAGACAGCTGCTTGATAACATGATTACTGACTGGCTGAATTCACTTGGATAACAACAACTTGAATCTGCTTTGTCTAATTCTGAGTTTAAAGAAACCAGTTGCATCACTTGTATGCCTCATCTAAGACCTATATACACTGGTTTATTTACTCAGTGCCTGTTCCATAATTATTCACATTGCATTTCTGATGTAATTTATGTAGATGATTCATTAAAATCATTTGGTCTGTAAATGTCTTTTTCCCCCCCCACCAGATGAGATACCTGTATGGTTGTAAGCTATGAGATATCAGTCATCTTTAAAGTGTATCATTAGCATGCTCCACAAAGATGTTGTAGCATTATTAACACTCACTGCTTTCATTCCTGgccacaagtaaaaaaaaaagcaaccttCAACTTGGGGCACTATGGTTCAGTAGGTAGAATGAGTCATCCTGAAAGCACAGGGTTGGCAGTCCGATCTCCATCTCTTGTGCACATGTTCAAGTGTCTCTAAGCAAGATAgtcccaaatggatcccttacagactcgttGACTCAAGCCCTAAACCCTTACAGACCAaggaccaattccatttcttccccttagcCCGTACCCTTGGCCCTTCCCCTTGGTTTTGCACGTTCACGTGAGGGgaagtctgtaagggatccatttgggattggggaGACTCCCAGGTTGCTACTCATGGGCAGGCCAGTGCCTTGCATGGCAACTCTGCCACTCATGgcatatgaatgtgtgtgtgaatgtaaagCGCTTTGTCTGATAAGGtataataaacaataacaaaaaaagaaaaaaaatagtagtagtagtagttaaAAGATTAAATGTACTCTATTAACTTCCACCACAGAGATGTTGCTGTACTCAGGCTACGTTTCCACTTGTTGAAACAGTCAGTGAAGCCCTCATACTTAGTATGCCCTAATTACCACATTTGCGGCTACCCGTGAAGGCAACAGATGAGAAACTCGTGACGCATTACGTCGCTCCGCCCCGCACTGTGGAAAGTCAAGTGGATATATCCACAGCAGCATTTCTCTTACAGTGTTGTAAAAAGCTTCAGGGTGAGAGTATTCGCCTCGTATGACCATAGTTAGTGAGCTGGACAAAGTCTTGACTCGGTAAAGAAGGGAAATGGAGAACGGTGTGTCCACAACCGGTGACACCACTCTGGACCAGGCTGTGAAGCAGTGGTTGCAGTATGACAAGGTAAGCTGTCAGCTAGCGAGCTAGCTTAATGTGCTGTGGCGGTCCCCACTGTAGTCTGTGAGCTTGTTACCTGGCGTTATATAAGTGATTGAATGTTGGGTCAGACCATGACTGCAGTGATTTTAACGGTGTGTAGCGTGACAAATTACATGGTCTTTCCTCATTACACTTCCAGGGAAAATATAAAATGCGGACCTGTAAAATAAAGCATTACCTTCttgtatcagtatcagtttatgTTATTTACCATTAAAGACAGTCCTGATAGTTTGTGCTGTGAatacattaaacaaacaaaaaattttAATACGTCACATTTCCTCTTTGTCATTGCTGTCGTAATCAAAATGACTGCTCTTCCTACACACAGACTGGCACACTGATCCTTAGTAATTTCACAGGAAAAAAGATCACACAGTATTAAAGTGAACACAGATGTGTTACCCCTCTATTGTGCATCCGGCCAACTGACCGACACAAACCAAGTCATTCATGGTCTTAAAACGACAGGGGATGCCACCAATCAGGTCACACTGGAAAAGGGTCCACGGATCATTAGTCTTAGTATAATTGGGTTATGGCAGTTTGCTCAGTGAGCTATTTAAGTAGGAAGCATCACATGGACCCACTTGCTGTATTTACGGTTGTCATTTGTAGCCAGACTATTTCTCTAGTCatgttttcacaacaaaatGCACCGCAGttgattaaaaaatacctggatTTTGCTTGTAAGTCACTCAGGAGGACAAATATCATCAGCACTGTCTGTCACTAGTCTGAGTTAGAGTTAAAACAGTCAATCAGTGAGTTGactgacataaaataaaatattttcatgtcaCTTAAAACAGCTTTATAATGGCAACAGAATAATAACAACATTTCTGCCATTCAGCTACATTTCAGCAGTAGTCATGGCCACAGATGTGTGATAGTGGTAAAAGTAAAACAACTCAAACTTCATAGCGAACGCAAAACAAACCACTTGGCAGCACTAGGAAGTTACATAAACTGAAGACTAAAACTGGATTTCTAAATGTTAGATTAGAAAGCATACCGACTCTCCTAACCTGATCTCTAGTTGTAACCTCTGCATTAcagttttttaataaatttatGTAAATGTTGGATTTACTCCTTTTAAAATGtgggcatgttttcttttgcagaaCCCGAAGACGGTGTCTATGGTGAAGGACCTGCTGAAAGAAGGAGCGGTGGAGGCTCTGAAGAAATGTTTCTCCTCCAGGATGGAGTTTGGTACAGCAGGTCTGAGAGCAGCCATGGGCCCTGGCACATCCTGTATGAATGACCTCACTATCATCCAGACCACACAGGTTGGTTAACAGATCAACTCGGACCACAAGTAAAGTCACATGCAacaccagacacacacagtctggAGTCTGCTTTTTGAAAAAGTTGAGACACTTGTGGTTGACTGCGTGGCTCACATGCCACCATTTTGTTACAAGTCATTGTAGGATCTCAGTGCAGCTTCTTTTCTCAACAACTTCTTGTAGCTGTTGTTAATGTTGTCCACTGCAAATTAAACCAAAGCTTTATCTTTTCCTCCTCACAGGGTTTCTGTCACTACCTGGAGGAGAGTTTTGATAACCTAAAGGAGCGAGGGGTGGTGATTGGGTACGACGCCCGGGCCCACCCTCCcagcgggggcagcagcaagcGCTTTGCCAGCCTGGCTGCAGCTGTGTTCATCAGCCGAGGGGTTCCTGTCCACCTCTTCTCCGACATCACCCCTACTCCCTTTGTGGTAATTACTTGAACTTCTGTAATTTCCTCATTTGGGTTTTTTGACATtgcagtcacagtcacagatgaTGTTATACCTTAAAACAGAAGTACTATATCACTTCttactattacattttaaacatgCTTAATATCATATTTGTAGAATAGGTTTATGGTAGAAACCACATTCTTATGTCTGGTGTCAGGTTTGTTGGTGGAGCAAGTGACAGTGGGAAAGAAGCGACAGGGCAAATTCCATTCAAAAAGTATACTTCTCCTCTGTGTACTGCAGGTTGCATAACACACAGGATTCACCACATTATACTCAGTTTAAAACTTGTGAACATTCACATGATTTTGTGCCTGTGCTTACATGGATAAAACCATACAAGATGTCCTTAATGCAGTCCAGACAAAGATCTGATATTGACACCAGGTGCCAATACTGTTGTGATATTAAACTTTGAGACGAtacaagtataaaaaaaaatgacactcGATACCTATTTCAATACCAtggcaaaataagaaaaaaatgtaagcattcaaaatataataaatatgtatttctaACAACCTGCATGCAGTGCTGCAACAGAAAAAGTCACTTAACACACGCCTCCAAtcatgtgattggttgtttgcTGGAGAGAATGCTAAAACAGCTGCAGGTTGAGGACCAGTTGATTTTCTTGCCTGTTATTTCATCTGTGCAGCCTTGGGTTGGAAAACTAATTGTAgacctgttttgttttgggtttttttacatttggtaTATTCGATACTATCAAATGTACAATTATCGGAGGTAGTATCATTTTAAACACATGGTATGGAAAAAGGAAGAGAGTATCAATCCTTTTGACATCCTTACCCAAATTATAATATAAATTGGGGGGGACACATCCTCCCAATACTTCAATAAGCCCCCCCACTATATTGATaacaataaatttaaataaaattgttttGCTATGCTATGTGGATCATCTGTTATGCGCTACATGTGTAATTTATGTAGGTATTGTATCTTGCAGTAGTACCTTTCATTTATGCATATTCCTATAGTATAGTGTATAGCTGTACTTTCTTATGATAATATAGTAGGAAAAAAGTTTTCAATCTTTGCAAATCCCAACCCAAAGACTTTATCTACCTTCCCTTTGATGGTGGTGACACAACTTtttaggtgtgaatgtgtgcagcAGCTTATTTTGAGGGGCAACTTTAAACAAAGAATGACCCATAGACACAAACTATGAAAAATCCAATCTGAGGCAACCTAGGATGACTGTCAGCCTCTTTCATCACTCTCACTACTCATTATGATGATGTAATTGTGGAAACAGAGAGTAAGACACTTCACAttggtctttttttcttttatgacaCACAGTTTGTAAAACAGTCGACCAGTTTATACTTTAGTTTCACTGACTTTTACCTAGATTTTATGTCCTCGTGCATGTTTTCCTCAAAGAagacattaattaaagtttaTAGTAAATAAGTACGTTTGTTTATGGTAGAGGATGTCTGTGGGAAGCATAGGAAGGGATATGCTTCTtctaacagaaagaaaaaagaaaaatgctgaaTGTTACTCTCCTCAGTCCCTCAAAGTGATGTTAGCTTGTGGACAGAAATTTTCTAAACACTAAAGTTATTTTACACAAGGACCACCCTGCCTCCATTCCAGCCTGCAGCAAAAAcagattaaacttttttttgtattttttttctctcacattGTGTGCTTgctgtatactgtatattacaGTCCGTATGATCTTTGAGTGTATTGGAAAAGTGACTTACTTCTCTTCTGCTCCCTGCAGCCTTTCACAGTGTCACACCTGGGTCTGTGTGCTGGTATCATGGTGACCGCCTCTCACAACCCCAAACAAGACAACGGCTACAAGGTAACAGCTTTCACTTATTTACTGATTAACttaattgtttgttgtttgtttatttatttagttgttgttttttggctcTGGCCCTGATTCCTAATTGAAAACTAGGGGCtttatattgttattgtgtAACTCCCTTTTGATGAGGTTGTTTGATTTGTTAGATTGTGTTCGGTGCAGAGCTGGAAAAATCTgtcaattaatcgattagttaaTCAACACAAAATTAAGCGCCAACTATATTGAGAATTCTTGAATCACTTTAGACATTTTACAGCAAACATTtcctggtttcagcttctcaaatgtaagTTCATGTTATCTTTATCTTATAGGTCGTATCAGTGAGCTGAGTTTGGTTTTTGACTGTTGATCAAACCAAACAAGCAATTTGAGTATGTCACATTTGACAGCTGTTGGGAAATTATGTTGGACATTTTAGATCATTTCCTGACATTAAATAGAAAAAAGTAACatcaataaaaaatagataaaagaaaaattaacagATTTGATCAAAATAACAGTTTGTTACAGTCCTAATTTATTCTCATAtctgttttttgctgttttgtctgTGTCGCAGGTGTACTGGGAGAACGGAGCTCAGATTGTGTCCCCTCATGACAAAGGTATCGCCAAGGCCATAGAGGAGAACCTGGAGCCCTGGCCTGAGTCCTGGAACACTGAGGAGGCCCTGAAGAGCTCCTTGCTCAAAGATCCCTTACAGGACATCCACACACAATACTTCAAAGTCATCCAGAAACACTGTCATCACAGGTGCTTCATAGATAACTATCTACTGAGCAGCAAATACCTTTTAAATCACCTGGGGAAGGCATGACATACATCTAAATAAACTATGTTCCATTGTTGATTATAATCATTATGTGTCGCTGGTTAACATTTGAAATGCATGCATGAGATGCCAATAAAGGACATactaggacacacacacaatgctgcaGAGATGAAATGAGGAAAATAAGGACACATAGaaactcaaagaagaaaagcAAATTTTGACTCCAGCTTTTTTCTTCACAGGGACATAAACAAGAGTTCAGAGGTGAAAATTGTGCACACATCTGTGCACGGTGTTGGTCACACATTTGTCCAGTCAGCTTTCAAGGCCTTTGAGCTTCACCCTCCATATGCAGTAGAGGAACAGAAAGATCCAGACCCTGAATTCCCCACTGTCAAATATCCTAATcctgaggaaggagagggagtCCTGGTATGTTCTTAACTTTCACATTCAttcatctcatgctgtcatATATGGACAGTGTGTTTAGGTTGAaggtgtaatgtgtgtgtgtgtgtgtgtgtgtgtgtgtgtgtgtgtgtgtgttgcagacaCTGTCGTTTGCACTGGCAGAGAAGAAGGGGGCCACTGTTGTGTTTGCAAATGACCCTGATGCTGATCGACTGGCCATCGCTGAGAAGCAGGAGAGGTCTGTGTTTGTGCccaataaatgtgtttttatgatttttactTCATGTTAACAGCGTTCATTTGAACGATATACCATAGATTTGTTCCTTGCAACGTTTTTTCTCCGTCCGCAATGTCACAAGATAAGTTGATTTGATCTGCCTGAAGATATTCATCAGATATAATATTATCTAGGGTCAATTGACGGCCAAGGACAATATGAGTGATAACAGAATCCTTTTGCCACCTCACAAGATGTAAACTTCTAAACCCTCAGATCTAAATCATACAGAAACTTTACTTGATGATAGAAACAGGCCAAGAAGAGTATGCATGGAAGTTAATTTTGGCCTTCTAGAACTACCCACCCTTATAAATGTTGCGTGCAAGTGCCAATGTGAAAATTATCTCGGTATATGATATTATTGTGACTGAATAAGAGGAAAGTCTTAgcattaaaataatataatgtatAAAAAACCTAAAGGGCAGAGACAGAGcaaactttattgtccctgtGGGGAACTATGTCTTGGGCACAATGCTAGTCAGTTGCTTCACATAAAAAACGTCACAAAAACCTTAGAGACATTGAcagatttttgttgttattgtagcactattcatgtaaaaacagtttttatgaaaatgtagaatgg
The window above is part of the Epinephelus moara isolate mb chromosome 5, YSFRI_EMoa_1.0, whole genome shotgun sequence genome. Proteins encoded here:
- the pgm2 gene encoding phosphoglucomutase-2, with amino-acid sequence MENGVSTTGDTTLDQAVKQWLQYDKNPKTVSMVKDLLKEGAVEALKKCFSSRMEFGTAGLRAAMGPGTSCMNDLTIIQTTQGFCHYLEESFDNLKERGVVIGYDARAHPPSGGSSKRFASLAAAVFISRGVPVHLFSDITPTPFVPFTVSHLGLCAGIMVTASHNPKQDNGYKVYWENGAQIVSPHDKGIAKAIEENLEPWPESWNTEEALKSSLLKDPLQDIHTQYFKVIQKHCHHRDINKSSEVKIVHTSVHGVGHTFVQSAFKAFELHPPYAVEEQKDPDPEFPTVKYPNPEEGEGVLTLSFALAEKKGATVVFANDPDADRLAIAEKQESGQWRVFSGNELGALLGWWMFRCWKQQNSDAAAVKNLYMLSSTVSSKILRAIALKEGFHFEETLTGFKWMGNRARDLLDQGKTVLFAFEEAIGYMCSPSVLDKDGVSAAAIAGEMVSYLATKNTSLSQQLTSIYTEYGYHITKNSYFICHDQDVIRSLFERLRNFSDQKDSYPTECGRFSISAVRDLTTGYDSNQPGNKAVLPTSRSSQMITFTFSNGGVATMRTSGTEPKIKYYTELCAAPGNSDLNHLKKELDDLVDAIVENFFEPEKNKLQPKPE